The proteins below are encoded in one region of Phaseolus vulgaris cultivar G19833 chromosome 1, P. vulgaris v2.0, whole genome shotgun sequence:
- the LOC137813755 gene encoding U11/U12 small nuclear ribonucleoprotein 65 kDa protein: protein MACDSSPHGRVHQFVSEGTESKPCDAKSAESVTLLIKHLPEAIPHDTLSRIFANFGAFLVRPCSSARLNNCAFVDFKNEMVASQAQRQLNGLRFLGKVLSAERASKLTSNGENSSGDLLGKDSKTSMQRNANVSKLVDGDTKSRGLPIPEPIADRLGVHYPFPPLLEYAYPPPDGNILTNIVNALIAVPRFYTQVLHLMNKMNIPAPFRMALPTPPLPPEVPVPPPPTVTINPQCADLSSGESEMESSDEEYEASTKKSGQKRARRRTIVGPAIDKGVAHESVGVKPSTLVPKEFPVIKKNHVLKINIVPKAKLNKHTDDETTQELQEPEKDAPDPNKFLTPDELERGKLPPEEILSLPMFKNYTAGNPAPVLYVKNLAKDVTADDFYYIFGSLFGSVEAAKSGLQVKLMQEGRMRGQAFLTFPSIELAHLALNRVNGYVLKGKPMIIQFGRNPAAAKA from the exons ATGGCTTGCGATTCTTCCCCTCACGGCCGCGTGCATCAGTTTGTGTCAGAGGGCACAGAATCAAAGCCTTGTGACGCGAAATCAGCAGAATCGGTGACCCTTTTGATTAAGCACCTACCAGAAGCCATTCCTCATGACACCCTTTCTCGAATCTTCGCAAATTTCGGTGCTTTCTTGGTGCGCCCTTGCTCTAGTGCCAG gttgaacaattgtgcttttGTGGATTTTAAAAATGAGATGGTGGCATCTCAAGCACAACGTCAACTAAATGG GTTGAGATTTCTTGGTAAAGTCTTGTCAGCAGAGAGAGCGAGTAAGTTAACTAGTAATGGTGAAAATAGTAGCGGTGATCTGCTGGGTAAGGACTCTAAAACATCAATGCAGAGGAATGCAAATGTAAGCAAACTTGTTGATGGAGATACAAAATCAAGAGGCCTCCCTATTCCCGAGCCAATTGCTGATAGACTTGGTGTCCATTATCCCTTTCCTCCTCTACTTGA GTATGCTTACCCTCCACCTGATGGAAATATATTAACGAATATTGTGAATGCTCTAATTGCTGTTCCCCGCTTTTACACTCAG GTTCTACACTTGATGAACAAAATGAACATCCCTGCTCCATTTCGTATGGCACTGCCCACACCTCCATTACCTCCAGAGGTACCAGTACCACCTCCTCCTACTGTAACTATAAATCCTCAGTGTGCAGATCTGTCCAGTGGTGAATCGGAGATGGAATCTTCGGATGAG GAGTACGAAGCAAGCACAAAAAAGTCTGGACAAAAGCGTGCCAGGCGTAGGACCATTGTTGGCCCTGCTATTGATAAAGGTGTGGCTCATGAGTCCGTTGGAGTAAAACCATCCACCTTGGTTCCAAAAGAATTCCCTGTGATAAAAAAGAACCATGTGTTAAAG ATCAACATTGTCCCCAAAGCAAAACTAAATAAACATACAGATGATGAGACAACACAAGAGTTACAAGAGCCAGAAAAAGATGCTCCAGATCCTAACAAATTTTTGACTCCAGATGAATTAGAGAGAGGAAAGTTGCCTCCTGAGGAAATCTTATCCCTTCCAATGTTTAAG AACTATACAGCTGGAAATCCTGCTCCTGTGTTGTATGTTAAGAATTTGGCAAAAGATGTGACTGCTGATGATTTCTATTATATATTTG GGTCCTTGTTTGGAAGTGTTGAGGCTGCTAAGTCTGGTCTTCAAGTCAAACTAATGCAG GAAGGACGAATGAGGGGTCAAGCATTTCTGACATTCCCCTCTATTGAATTGGCTCATCTTGCTCTG AATCGGGTGAATGGATATGTATTAAAAGGAAAGCCAATGATTATACAATTTGGTCGAAATCCCGCTGCTGCTAAGGCTTGA